The following coding sequences are from one Bacteroidota bacterium window:
- a CDS encoding methyltransferase domain-containing protein, whose product MSLLKPTPVSSVEDVRRFFDAFAPLNVEQHGNADKLLDYRVSLLVSHAQLRPSDRVLDIGCGNGHHLFAMDGAFRSATGVDLAPGMIKAARYGIPAKGHSTYAFMVDDAHVLSEVSEAGFDVVFCVGALEHMPDKPEVLQTVFRVLRKGGRFVCLTPNDQFLWYRWLAPRRGYETRHLSTDRRLKPTEARKLINKAGFSHCRIDYWTFIPSGDMPRGYASFCKALDMLGHIIAPASLRGGLVISAIK is encoded by the coding sequence ATGTCATTGCTTAAACCTACACCCGTCTCCTCTGTTGAGGATGTAAGGCGTTTTTTTGATGCGTTCGCGCCACTCAATGTGGAGCAACATGGTAATGCAGACAAATTACTGGATTATAGGGTCTCACTCCTTGTATCTCATGCCCAGCTTAGACCATCGGATCGTGTGCTGGATATCGGCTGCGGCAACGGCCACCACTTATTTGCCATGGATGGCGCTTTCCGATCCGCTACCGGTGTTGACCTGGCACCTGGCATGATAAAAGCAGCGCGTTACGGCATACCCGCCAAAGGCCACTCAACCTATGCGTTCATGGTTGATGATGCACACGTTCTATCCGAAGTCTCGGAAGCCGGCTTTGATGTTGTCTTCTGCGTAGGTGCCCTTGAACACATGCCAGACAAACCAGAAGTGCTCCAAACGGTATTCCGGGTCCTGCGCAAAGGAGGGCGCTTTGTATGCCTCACGCCTAACGACCAGTTTCTGTGGTATCGCTGGTTAGCACCGCGTAGGGGATATGAAACCCGGCACCTCTCGACGGACCGCCGGCTCAAGCCCACAGAAGCCAGAAAATTGATCAACAAAGCCGGCTTCAGTCACTGCCGCATCGATTACTGGACCTTTATCCCCAGCGGCGATATGCCGCGTGGATACGCATCGTTCTGTAAAGCACTCGATATGTTGGGTCACATCATTGCACCAGCATCCCTACGCGGCGGTCTTGTAATCAGTGCAATTAAATAA
- a CDS encoding glycosyltransferase family 4 protein: MKLLFLLPDIQGIPTGGNIYNQEMMQRLKAYCTVEEAVWTPATSMPALLAPGYDWAFVDSLLVDHLDVDALRNLAGQQTRWGILVHYFPFFDPHHAASDVAIDGLLAYDLYVTTSAYSKACLADAGISEELIAVIYPGLDAAHRVARPARAMRGAVRLLTVSSLLAGKGLAEFIDVLSNLAEHPVLWHWQLVGSDTLDPEYAAALFGQMQASAAAARMTWRGPLAPAQMPACFREADLFVLPSRFETLGMAVREAMAAGVPVAAFDVGGIPESLSDGAGVMVAPFRYGQMGEVLARLLDNVEEREVLGQRGLARSRHFPSWETSADTLLALLN, from the coding sequence ATGAAGCTGCTTTTTTTACTGCCCGACATACAAGGAATTCCTACAGGAGGCAACATCTATAATCAAGAGATGATGCAGCGCTTGAAGGCATACTGTACGGTGGAAGAGGCGGTATGGACGCCGGCTACATCCATGCCGGCGCTTTTGGCTCCCGGGTACGATTGGGCATTTGTTGATAGTTTGCTGGTAGATCACCTTGATGTTGATGCGTTACGCAATCTGGCCGGCCAGCAAACCCGTTGGGGTATCCTGGTCCATTACTTCCCGTTTTTCGACCCGCACCATGCTGCGTCGGATGTCGCGATTGATGGACTACTGGCTTATGACTTGTACGTGACAACAAGTGCGTATTCTAAAGCGTGTCTTGCTGATGCCGGAATCTCGGAAGAACTGATTGCAGTGATCTATCCGGGTCTGGATGCTGCCCATCGCGTGGCTCGGCCGGCCCGGGCCATGAGGGGAGCGGTCAGGCTGTTAACCGTGTCGAGCTTGCTGGCTGGGAAGGGATTGGCTGAATTTATTGATGTGCTCAGTAATTTGGCTGAACATCCGGTGCTGTGGCACTGGCAACTCGTTGGCAGTGATACGCTTGATCCGGAATATGCTGCAGCGTTGTTTGGGCAGATGCAAGCTTCAGCTGCCGCTGCCAGGATGACTTGGCGTGGCCCGTTGGCGCCGGCGCAAATGCCAGCATGTTTTCGCGAAGCAGACCTGTTTGTTTTGCCCTCACGCTTTGAAACCCTTGGCATGGCTGTGCGCGAGGCAATGGCAGCAGGCGTGCCGGTAGCAGCGTTTGATGTTGGGGGCATACCGGAAAGCCTCTCCGATGGCGCGGGGGTGATGGTTGCACCTTTTAGATACGGACAGATGGGCGAAGTGCTGGCTCGGCTGTTAGACAATGTTGAAGAACGGGAAGTGTTGGGGCAACGGGGCCTGGCACGTAGCCGGCACTTTCCATCATGGGAAACTTCTGCAGATACCTTGCTGGCGTTGCTGAACTGA
- a CDS encoding glycosyltransferase yields MHTAPSKGKQSARSTTAQAGEVDVSVVIVNYNVREFLEQAMRSVEKASAQLRVELFVVDNNSSDGSVEMVRKRFPEAHLISNKENTGFSKANNQAIRMANGRYLLILNPDTIIQEDTLTSLVRFMDAHPDAGAAGCKILNADGTFAPESRRAFPTPAVAFYRITGLSKLFPNSPTFGKYNLSYLSPDETCEVDALSGSCMFVRKDALYQDHEETTVEAQPDAGAGLFDEDFFMYGEDLDWCYRIQQAGWKIYYTPETQIIHYKGESTKKGDLRYVLLFYGAMLRFAEKHFKNRHSWFFRLFLRCGIIARGTLHMLSNWVRRNAGALADVALSFGVMAGAGILRFVWDGLAFPTLFLGIIAPLYALAVTGSISLQQGYQRSKYTRFKPVLTANISAILLIAAVSFFAKGLAFSRAALVLGFLLCTLALYIVRLVYSHKKRPAHLLRRALMVGDQEEASRLQASLTALPNPLMELAGFVSDASPSAEEKQGIPWLGNLHHLRDVVRLQKIDDVVFASSRLANRTIFSLIQELKHLPVEFKILSAGQEHLIGQARIDALNTPPLIDAAQAFGRTRSTFQRRAFEVTLVILGLLCYPALFILAKVAGSQSVLQKLVSKTRDLPKVLRGTLSLVGYRAEEHNLIPKSWQLKQGIFTITDTLPMDTKSADALNRAYWLYYSNQSMTLDFDIIIRCIRQLKAPSAP; encoded by the coding sequence ATGCATACTGCGCCTTCCAAAGGCAAGCAGTCTGCCCGCAGCACTACTGCGCAGGCAGGAGAAGTTGACGTATCCGTTGTGATTGTTAACTACAACGTGCGCGAGTTTTTAGAGCAGGCCATGCGATCTGTAGAAAAGGCAAGCGCGCAGTTGCGTGTTGAGCTTTTTGTGGTTGACAACAATTCGAGTGACGGCTCTGTTGAGATGGTGCGCAAGCGGTTTCCAGAGGCCCACCTCATATCCAACAAAGAGAATACAGGGTTCAGCAAAGCCAACAACCAGGCAATCCGTATGGCCAACGGTCGGTATCTGCTGATTCTGAATCCCGACACCATTATCCAGGAAGACACGCTAACTTCGCTGGTCAGGTTTATGGATGCCCATCCAGACGCCGGGGCTGCGGGGTGTAAGATCCTGAATGCCGATGGCACCTTTGCGCCAGAAAGCCGCCGCGCATTTCCCACACCGGCCGTAGCTTTTTACCGCATTACCGGCCTCAGCAAACTCTTCCCCAATAGTCCGACTTTTGGCAAATACAACCTGAGCTACCTGTCGCCCGACGAAACCTGCGAAGTAGACGCGCTCAGTGGATCTTGCATGTTTGTCCGTAAAGATGCCCTTTACCAGGACCACGAGGAGACTACAGTGGAAGCGCAACCGGATGCTGGCGCCGGCCTCTTTGACGAGGACTTCTTTATGTATGGAGAAGACCTCGACTGGTGTTACCGCATCCAGCAAGCCGGCTGGAAAATCTACTATACCCCCGAGACGCAAATCATCCACTACAAAGGGGAAAGTACCAAAAAGGGGGACCTGCGGTATGTCCTGCTGTTTTACGGGGCCATGCTTCGTTTTGCGGAGAAGCACTTCAAAAACCGACACTCGTGGTTTTTCAGGCTGTTTCTGCGTTGTGGTATTATTGCACGGGGCACGTTGCACATGCTGAGCAACTGGGTTCGGCGGAATGCAGGTGCGCTGGCTGATGTTGCACTCAGCTTTGGCGTGATGGCGGGTGCCGGCATATTGCGATTTGTGTGGGATGGACTGGCTTTCCCAACGTTATTTCTGGGCATCATCGCCCCGTTGTATGCCCTTGCAGTCACGGGCAGTATTTCGTTGCAGCAGGGTTATCAACGCAGCAAGTATACCCGATTCAAACCTGTTTTAACGGCCAATATCAGCGCCATTCTCCTGATCGCAGCCGTCTCTTTTTTTGCAAAAGGGCTGGCCTTTTCCCGGGCTGCCCTTGTGTTAGGCTTTTTACTGTGCACCCTTGCGCTGTACATCGTGCGACTTGTTTACAGCCACAAAAAGCGACCGGCGCATTTACTGCGTCGCGCGCTCATGGTCGGCGACCAGGAAGAAGCAAGCCGGCTTCAGGCCTCCCTGACCGCGCTGCCCAATCCCCTGATGGAACTGGCAGGGTTTGTCTCCGACGCATCCCCCAGTGCTGAGGAAAAACAGGGGATCCCCTGGCTCGGCAACCTGCATCACCTGCGAGATGTCGTACGCCTGCAGAAAATCGACGACGTGGTCTTTGCTTCAAGCAGGCTCGCCAACCGAACCATTTTCAGCCTCATCCAGGAGCTAAAACACCTGCCTGTTGAGTTTAAAATTCTAAGCGCAGGACAAGAGCACCTGATTGGGCAAGCACGCATTGATGCCCTCAACACGCCGCCGCTGATAGACGCCGCACAAGCCTTTGGCCGTACGCGGAGCACTTTTCAGCGTCGTGCGTTTGAGGTGACCCTGGTAATACTCGGGCTGCTGTGTTATCCCGCGTTGTTTATACTGGCAAAAGTGGCCGGATCACAATCTGTGCTGCAAAAACTGGTTTCGAAAACCAGGGACCTGCCCAAAGTATTGCGTGGAACGCTATCTTTGGTAGGTTATCGAGCGGAAGAGCATAATTTGATACCAAAATCCTGGCAGCTTAAGCAAGGGATCTTTACCATTACAGATACCCTCCCCATGGACACAAAATCGGCCGATGCGCTAAACCGTGCATACTGGCTGTATTACAGCAACCAGTCCATGACCCTCGATTTTGATATCATTATACGCTGTATCCGACAGCTTAAAGCGCCCTCGGCACCGTAG